The nucleotide sequence GATGAGAGCTCGTGGCCGAGCCAACCTCGGGGCTTCGGAAGTGTTCAGCCAATGCTTGAATAACATGGCCTATCTCAATTTTTGCTATGCCGAAACTGTCGGGGTTATCAATGATGAGAAGAAGGTGGATGTGACATTTTCCAGGCTCAGGTCCGAGGGGGTTTTTCCCTTCATTCAGGCAGCGATTGAGAATGAGAGCCTTGTCTGTATGCATGAAGATAAAATGGCTGCGCCCAAATCCCATATCACGGGAGGCCTTTTCAGCTGTTCGCAGCACGTTATTGGCAAGGGCACTGATCAACTCAATATTGATATCTGTGGGTTCACATTTTAGCAGGACTCGACCGTCAGGTGTTAATACGGCTGCCCCGGCAAAGCCATCTATTTCTGTAAGCCGGGAAAGTTTTTCCTGAAGTTTCATAAAGGTACTCCTGTTTCCGCATATGTCGCTCCCTCCTCCTTAGAGCTTGTAAAACGAAGGGTTAAAATTGAGTAGAGCTTGACCCTGTATCATTAGATGGTTGTTTCAAGCGGATAAAGCTTCAGCATAATGTCAAGAAGTTCTGCTTCAAAGGATTGCATAACCATCTTGGTCCTGCCAAGCCATTCGGTACGATCGGTCATAACAAAGAGAAAAAAGGGGAGGTTCGTGAGGTCTCTGATGATAAAATGATGTTGACCGGTACTGATAATGATATCGTCTGTTACCTCATCATTGGCAAGCAGTTTAATCGCCTTACGATTTGATTTCACGATGGAGGAGAGGTAGGCGGCTGCCACACCCGCTTCAATCTCCGGTTGTACACTCAGCTCGGCCAGTGACAGGCCGTCATCGCAGTTCACAACCGCAGCTGTTAAAAAACCTGGTAGTTTTTTTTCAAGTCGGTCCAGGAGGGGAGGAAGTTGCTTTATCATGGGGAGAAATCCGGTCAGAGTTTTGAGACGGTACGTATTGTAGTGTTGTAGTGCTGTGGCGCGTTGAGGTTGCAAGGTCTTGCTGCGTGCGAGGTGCCTCTCGAAAAAAGGTTCGCGTTATATGTTTTCGCCTTTGCCTTATTGCAGGGGGAAATTCATTTCTCTGCATTACTGAACAGGGGAAGCAGGCGGACAGGCCGCTCTTTGTCTTTACTGATCATTCTGGCATCAAATATAAACCCTGTTCTTCCTGGAAGCCCGTCGGTAATTGCCGATCTCCCAAAGGTTTTACGCAGAAAGAGATAGCGCGATGAAAAAAACAGGGCGCCCAGTTCGCTGTCCCAATGCACAGAAACAGGATTTTTATATTTTAACAGAAAAAGAGAGTACGGCAAAGCAGGATTCACATAAAGAATAACGTAGGAACCGATAACCGCCTTGGAAACCGCGTAAAGCTTATTGCCGTAGGAGGGATGGTTCATATCAGTGGAAATGCTGTCAAGCAGAGCTATTATGGCCTCGCTGTCCACGGAGCCGATCCTGTCGCCGCTGATTGCTTGCTGGGCAAAGATGAGGTTGTCATTGGTAATTGTGCCGTTATGTACCCCGACAATATTTCCTCGGATAATAGGATGATTATTAACGTTTTTTTGAGGAGTTCCCTTGGTCGGCTCCCGGGTATGACCTAACAGAATCGTTGTCTTTTCGGACAGGGAATCCAGCACCTGGAGATACCCTGAGGATTGGACGAATTGGCTCGCTCTTATCGGGGCCTTGTTCACCCGTAGACTGGAATCGTTATTCAAGAGGGCGATACCCGTGGCCTCCCGCCCCCTTTGTTCATTGGCGAGTAGGTTGGCAGAAAACAATTCCCTGATCCGGCGGAGCTGGGGAGGGGTTCTGCCAGGGCTGATGAGGATACCGTTAATTCCGCACATGGCTGCTTGTTATCTCTCTGGTCAGCGGAGAAAAACCATGCTGCCCAGTTCTTCCTGCCAAACCGGGGACCGGTTTTTGTAGTTTTGCAAGCGTTCGTTGATCTCGTTTACCGGAAGCTGCAAAAAGAGGGCTGCTGCGTCAAACCAGCACTCTTGATTGCCGATATCTGTCAACAGCCCTAATTCAATAAGCTTAATGAGCTCATAATCTGTGCTGTCCAGGGTGGGTTGTGGGCTGATATAACTGAGGAGTTCATCCTCAATCTCTTTCCATTCTTTGCCCTGACTTCTTCGAAGAGAAATCGGCTCTAAAGCCAGTTGTTGTAGCACCAGTTCACTGGGGTTATCAAGGAGGAGAAAGATGGATTTGAGGAAAAATAAGAGGCCTTGAGCGTTGTTTCTATATTTTTCCAGAGCGCTATCGTCAATGGCGCTGGTGTCACTGGTCGCCAGCTTGCCCTCGTTATTACTGATCATATTTATGAGCTCTTTGCTGGTCTCGAAAAAAGGAACGCTATCAACCTTGAGAAGGCCGAATTTGGAGATCTCAACCGCCTTGAGCATCATGGTCATGAACAGGAAGGTTTTGGCCGTGATTGATACCGGACAGATATCGCCGTCTGGAAAACGGAGTTCTAAGTGAAAATTGGCAATCTTGCCGGACGTGCTAAAGCGAACATGTTCGAGATTGAAAAAATTTTGGTGTTCCGGCACCTCCAGACTTTTTTTCAGTATCGTCTGGATTTCTGCCATCGACTGTTTTTCTGGGGACAGGCGCATGAATTCCTGATGGGCATTATGCTGTCGTCGTCGACAAAGGGCCTGTCGATCTTTACCGGTTGAGGTGATAAACTTAAGCCCAGGCGCAAAAAGACGGGCCATGTTCCAGAGATTTGCCAGGATAATTTCAGGGACTTCTTCTGAGAGACCTGTTCCGAGGATATGGAAATGAAGGCCGCAGGTAGGACGCATCCTGATTTTTTCTGCCAGTAAGGGCAGGACGATCCGTTGATATTGATTGAGCAGGGCATCCCAGTGAGGATGGCGCCCGATCACCAGGACCTCAATACCGCAATGCTCTTTGATGACATCATAGACCCCCAGCTCACCCAGTTGATGCATATCCCCCGAGGGTTGCAAGGCCTCTTCAATGCGAGGTTGAAAATCCTGGCGCAGCACCCCTTTGGGAAGGGCAAACTCCAGCTCAGTGCCGATCTTGACAGCTCGGTAGAGAAGATCCTGGAAATAACGAGCATCAGGCAGCGTTAATACATTGGGCCGATTGAGAAAACTGGGACGGAAATTGAGCATAAGATCTGCGCAGGGCAGCCGATACCGAAGAAGTGATGGCAGGGAGAGGGGTTTCTCTGACCCGAATTTCCACTTCTTCGGTATTCGAGGGTGCTCTACTGTTCTATCAGAGTGAACGTAATCGTGGAACCGTGCGTTTCCGGGATAGGAGTAATGGCCTTTTGGGCTGGTTTTCCCATGCGGATGAGGGCAGCTTGACAAACGTTCATGATTGGGCAGGTAAAGGGAATATCCACCCCTGTCTTGAGAATGGACTGGGTCAGGTTCCATCCCTGACAGTGGTTGACGGACAGAGCAATTTTATTTCCTTCTTGCTCGGTGCTGAAGGATTCTATAAAACCCATTTCATCAGCAAAAATCCGACCGATTTCAGTAATGACATTCTTGGGATCCTCGCCTTCGACCTCAAGTCCCATTTCCTGTTCCATGATTTCCAATGTGGATTTCCCGACTTCGCTCATGGTGGCGAAAGCTGTTTCACCAAATAAATCATAGAGCGCCTTGGCCATGCCCGCAATCATTAAGGTCATGAGGCGCATCATATTTTTTTTCTTTTGTTCTTCGGTAGCCATAAGGTCCCCCTTTTTCATTGCTAAGTTTAGGTCACCGATTGGGCTGGCGGCCTTGCTGTCTTGATCTCGTTGTCTTGTCGATATTTACTGATGTTGTCCTTCTCCCGTCTCTGATCGGGATCCTACTGATGGTTTAAAAAAAAAGTTATAATGACTTGCGAAGCTGGTCAAGATAACGCTGGGCGACCAGGCGAACGTTGCCCAGGGTTCCGTCCCGACTTACCGCGATTCCAACATAATATTGAGGGGTGATGAATCTGGTGAGTATCCAGGCGTTTTGTGACTGGACCAGATTCTCCTCAAAATCTCCCATTCCCTGCAGTGAGTCAATAGATTTTTCGACAAGTTTCATAACCATAGCAAATTTTGCTGAAAATGCTTCAACGTCTGTTCCTGTTGGATTATGGAGTGCGATTGTGATGCCGTCCATACCTGTTACCTGGATTGCAAGGACGCCGTCCATTTCGCCAGCCATTTCTTTGAGCAGCTCTTTGATCCCAGCCATTTTACTCTCTCCTTTAAGTGATTGTTGTTTCTTCTTTTGTTGTTGTATACGGATGAATTCTTGCTTAACCAAATCCAGAGGTCTTTCTTTCATAGCCGTATCCTTACGGTGTGCGGCCTCAAGCAGAAGCGACATGAGTTCGGACTGAATCTTGGGTTCTGGGAGAGGCGGCGCAAGTTTTTTCATGCTGAGCCGGACATTATCCCAGGTCAGCATTTCAAAAACCGCTTCTTCACCTATGAAATTATCATATATCGCATCAATGAGTTTGCCCTCTGTAAAAAAGAGATACCCTCTTTTGCCATTGGGATGCGCGACCTTCAATGCTGCTGTTTTTTGTTCCATAGCAACAATTTGAAGAAAATTGGCAAGCGAAATACCGGCCAGTCCGTCGTTCCGATGTTCATGGAGGTCCAGGGCCCGGTTGATCGCCTGTTCCAAGGCATCAATGTCAAGAGGCTTTTCAAGCACCTCCATAGTTCCTGCTTTTTTCAGCTGCTGCTCCATCACTGGGGTACCAAAGGCTGTCATGACGATATTGGGAACCTTGGGAAAAGATTCTGTCATGGCTGCGAGCAGCTCAACCCCGTCCATGACGGGCATTCTCAGGTCGGTAACAACAAGGTCCATCGGTATTTTCGATAAGATATCAAGGGCCTTCTGTCCGTTATGAGCGGTAGTTATCTGGAAACGATCATTTTTTTCAAAACCTGAGCTGATACTGAGAAGCAGTTCCGGCTCATCATCAACAATGAGTACTTGTTGTTTCATGGATTACCCTGTGACTGTGTCAGCTCCAGAACTGATTCTGCTTATTTCTTTTTTTGCAGTCGAGTAAATTCTCGTCTGACCTTATCTAAGGGGGGAGCATCACCATATTGTTCTTTATGATAGGGCACCCCAGAAAGGAGAGGCCACAGCTGAGATTGTTCATCAGTCGGAATTGATGAGGGGCGGAATTCTTTCATGCTTACTCTGAACCCTTGCCACTCCAGCATCGCCAAGACCGCCTCATCACCAGTCAGGTCCCCTTGCTCTGCATCAATGAGGTAACCTTTGCGGAAAAAGAAACTGCCGTGTTGCTTATCAACATCAATGACCTTTAAGTGAACAGTTTTTTTCTCCATCGCAATAAGCTGGAGAAAGATATCCAACTGTGGCCCTCCGTTACGATTATGATAAAAATCAAGGGCGTTATTGATCGCCTGTTCGAGCGTTTCGAAATCTAGAGGTTTTTCCAGAAGATACATCGTTCCTGCCTTTTTGAGTTGTTGTTCCAGGCAGGAGGTTCCAAAAGCAGTCATAACAATGCTGGGAATCTCTGGAAAGGACTGAGTCATGGCCGCAAGAAGGTCTATTCCGTCCATCTTAGGCATTCTGAGATCTGTGACGACAAGATCGATAATATTATTTTCGAGAATATCGAGTGCATCCATGCCATTATCTGCTGTCAAGAGCTGGAAATGACCATTATTTTTAAAGCCAGCACGGATACTGAGAAGGAGTTCCGGCTCGTCATCAACAATGACTACTTGTTTCATAAATCCCCTTTTGGTTGTTCTCTTGCGGCATCAACGATAAAAGGCCTCGCGTTTGCTTGCAGAAAGATATCAGTATTATACTTCTTATAATATAGTTGTGATACAATATAACGTTCATCCCGTCCCAGCGGGCCGGGACAATAAAGCATGAAAGATGGGGATCCTGGTCCCCTTCGTTAACCACTTTCATATAAAAAGGCAGTAGTTAGGCATGTATTTTTCTCCAGTTCCTGTTGCGCGTTGGGAGGCGAATAAATCTTGTTTCTCAGAACATTCCATGTTAGCAATAACAGTGTCTGAAAGAAACAAAAAAATGTGTTGTCAGTCCAGTTAGATGACCTTTGGGATACCAGAGGTTGCCAGGTGTTGAGCTACATTTTGGCTGGTGCAAATATTTCAAGTAGATGTTTCTTGGTGAATAAGCATTGCTGGCAGGCCATTATTGATCCTCTCCTTTTTTCGCATAAGCTATGAAAACTGAAAAGGTTTGTATACTCCTTGTTGATGATGACCCGCTGATTTTAGCTATTCTGCGCTATATTCTTGAGCATGAACAGTATACGGTGCTGGATGCACAAAACGGTCGTTGTGGGTTGCAACTTGCGGAAGAGGAGCAACCTGATCTTATCTTGCTTGATATTAATCTTCCAGATATTAATGGATTTTCTGTATGTAAGCAGCTGAAAGAGAATAAGAAAACGAAGGGTGTCCCTGTTATTTTTCTCACCGCTACCGGCATGGAAGG is from Candidatus Electrothrix sp. GW3-4 and encodes:
- a CDS encoding roadblock/LC7 domain-containing protein, whose amino-acid sequence is MKLQEKLSRLTEIDGFAGAAVLTPDGRVLLKCEPTDINIELISALANNVLRTAEKASRDMGFGRSHFIFMHTDKALILNRCLNEGKNPLGPEPGKCHIHLLLIIDNPDSFGIAKIEIGHVIQALAEHFRSPEVGSATSSHHNDDTHDTTESESTKKSKKELHELLDEKKVGNAFDNLLP
- a CDS encoding response regulator, producing the protein MKQQVLIVDDEPELLLSISSGFEKNDRFQITTAHNGQKALDILSKIPMDLVVTDLRMPVMDGVELLAAMTESFPKVPNIVMTAFGTPVMEQQLKKAGTMEVLEKPLDIDALEQAINRALDLHEHRNDGLAGISLANFLQIVAMEQKTAALKVAHPNGKRGYLFFTEGKLIDAIYDNFIGEEAVFEMLTWDNVRLSMKKLAPPLPEPKIQSELMSLLLEAAHRKDTAMKERPLDLVKQEFIRIQQQKKKQQSLKGESKMAGIKELLKEMAGEMDGVLAIQVTGMDGITIALHNPTGTDVEAFSAKFAMVMKLVEKSIDSLQGMGDFEENLVQSQNAWILTRFITPQYYVGIAVSRDGTLGNVRLVAQRYLDQLRKSL
- a CDS encoding response regulator, which gives rise to MKQVVIVDDEPELLLSIRAGFKNNGHFQLLTADNGMDALDILENNIIDLVVTDLRMPKMDGIDLLAAMTQSFPEIPSIVMTAFGTSCLEQQLKKAGTMYLLEKPLDFETLEQAINNALDFYHNRNGGPQLDIFLQLIAMEKKTVHLKVIDVDKQHGSFFFRKGYLIDAEQGDLTGDEAVLAMLEWQGFRVSMKEFRPSSIPTDEQSQLWPLLSGVPYHKEQYGDAPPLDKVRREFTRLQKKK